The genomic interval GGGCGCGGCCGAGCCGCACCCGCTCCGCCCCGGCGCGTGCTCGCCCTCTCCTGCCTGCCTCGCCGCGGCTAGGCCGCCAGCGCGTCGAAGATCACGTTGCGGAACATCATCACCGCGTAGACCGCCACACACAGCGACGGCCCGTAGGGGATCACCCGCTTCTCGCCGGTCAGGACCCGCGAGATGCCGCCGGCTCCGAAGGCGACGAGCAGGCCCAGGAACGGGGCGACGAAGAAGGCGAGCGCGGCGTCGGCGGCGCCGATGACCGCGCCCACCGCGGCCATCAGGTGCACGTCGCCGAGCCCCATCGCCTCCTTGCCGAAGAGCAGCGTGCCCAGGATGCGGACGAACCACACGACCGCGCCGCCGGCGAGGTAGCCCAGCAGCACGCCGCCGAGGCTGGCCGACCAAGCGGGCAGGAAGGCGGGGTCCGGGCCCGCGGCCGCCTCGCCCGCGAGCAGGCCGACGGCCGCGCCCGCGATCGGCGGCAGCACGAAGAGCACCTCTTTCAGCACCTCCCGCCGCGGGTGCGGGTGGGCGAGGAAGGCCTCGGGGTCCTCGCCCGGCAGCGCCGCGTCCTCTCCGCCGGGCTCCTCGGCGAAGGACAGCGGCAGGATCCCGCGCCGCAGCGCGAGCACGGCGAGGCCCAGCCCCGCCATGCCGCCCAGCGCCGCCCCGAGGCCGGCGTGCCCGACCGAGGGCACGAGGCTGCCGAAGGCGCCCTCGGGGTTGAGCGTGGGCTCGGCCGTGAGCCCCAGCGCGAAGGACAGCGGCATCGCCAGCGCCACCAGCGACGCCACCCAGGTGATGCCCAGCGGGATGATGTAGAGCTTCGCGTCGATCAGGCTCGCGGCGAGCATCGCCGCCACGAGCGTGAGGTGGACGCCGAGGATCGGCCACGTCAGGGCGACCCCGAAGACGGCGAAGGGCGGCCGCAGCTCGGTGAAGTAGTACGCGTACGTCAGCACGCCGAACAGCAGCGCCGTGGCCGCCTCCACCAGCGGGTACTGCGGGCTGATCTTCATCTTGCAGGTGCGGCACCGCCCCCGCAGCCACAGCCAGCCGAGCACCGGGACGTTGTCGAACCACGCGAGCCGCTGCTCGCACCCGGGGCAGCGCGAAGGCGGCGAGACGACGCTCATGCCCTCGGGCACCCGGTACACGACGACGTTCAGGAAGCTTCCGACGCAGGCGCCCCAGAGGACCGCGAGCACGAGCGCGAACGCTTCCGCCGGCACGCCCCCGCCACCGGAGAGCGGGTCCGCCGGCACCGCCTGGGCGAGCATGGCGAGCCCGCTCAAGCGTCGCCCTCGGCGACGCGAGCCGGGCCGCCGGCGTCGATCACCAGCTCGGCCATCCGCGTTTCGGCGGTGTCGAGCACGTCTCGGCACCGCTGGATGAGCGCGGTGCCCGCGGCGTAGTCGCGGAGGGCGTCCTCGAGCGAGGTCTCGCCCGACTCCACACGCTCGATGAGGCCCTCGAGCGCCGTGAGCGCCTGCTCGAAGGGCATCGCTTCCACGTCGGCGGTCTCGGCGGGATCCGGCACCCTCGGAGCGTACCCGCCGCGCCTTCTGGTAGAACCGCGGCCCGCGCGTCCCTCGGAACCCGACCATGTTCGCCCAGCTGGAGCTTCTCTGGGCCCGGCTGGGCGTCTACTTCCGCGAGGGCTGGTACTACGTGCTCATCGAGCTCGCGGTGATCTGGGTGGTCGTCTACCTGATCTTCCGCTTCCTCCGCGGCACCCGCGGGGCCCGCGTCGTGAAGGGCGCGGCGCTGATCCTCATCAGCGGCACGCTGGCCGTGCAGGTGCTCGGCGGCGACGAGAAGCTCGCCCGGCTGAACTTCCTCTACTCCAACTTCCTGGCCTTCGCCTCGGTGATGCTGGTGATCGTCTTCCAGCCGGAGCTGCGACGCGCGCTCGTCCGCCTCGGCGAGGCCCGGCTCTTCCGCTCCAGCGGCCTGCGGCGTGCCCGTGTGGTGGACGAGCTGCTCGCCTCGATTGCCTACCTGGCCCGGCACAAGGTCGGGGCGCTGGTCGCCATCGAGCGGCAGGTCGGGCTCGGCGGCGTGATCGAGGCCGGCGTGCGGATCGACGCCGAGGTGACCAAGGAGCTGCTGAACACGGTGTTCTGGCCGGGCAGCGCCCTGCACGACATGGGCGTTGTGCTCCGCGGCGACCGCCTCGTCTCCGCCGGCGTGCAGTTCCCGCTCGCCGACGGCGACGCCCTCCCGCAGGAGCTCGGCTCCCGGCACCGGGCGGCGCTGGGGCTGAGCCAGGAGTGCGACGCGCTCGTCGTCGTGGTCAGCGAGGAGACCGGTACGATCAGCCTCGCCGAGCGTGGACGCCTCGACCGCGAGCTGACCGTCGAGGAGCTGCGGAGCCGGATCTCCAGGGGCATCGCGAAGGTCCCGCTGAACCCCTCGACCGAGACCGACACCGAACCCGCCGAGTGACCCAGCGCCCGCAGGCCGGGCACTCGCCCCGGCGTGGAGGACGCGGATCGGCGGCGTGGGGACCGGCGGCGTCGCCCGCCCGCCCGCCCGAGCCGCCGGCGACCGCCACGCCTCCGCTCACTCCTCGAACAGCGGCGTCCCCGGCGCCTCCACGTCCAGCTTGATGCCCGTGCAGGGCCGACCGTCGCGGGTGGCCAGCCGCAGGTGGCCGGGGGCGATGTCGCGGCCGTTGTCCTTGATGAAGGTCGCGACGGCGGTGATCAGGTCGGTTTCATCGAGCTCGAAGTGGCGGTCGTAGCGGTCGGTGGATGAGGTCATCGGGGTCTCCGGGTCCGGGTGGGGTGTGCCGGTCGAAGTTAGGATGATGATCGGACGCCGGCAACCCCGCCGGTTCTCCACCGCGGCCCAGCATTACGCTTGATCCATGACCGCCGCCGCCACCGACGAAGCCACGCAGGACGTGCCGGCCCACTGCCAGGATCTCGCCGCCGCCGCCCGCGCCGCCGGCCACGCGATGGCCACCGCGCCCGGCCGCCAGCGCAACGCCGCGCTGCACGCGATCGCCGCCGCCCTCCGCGCCCGGACCCCCGAGCTGCTGGCGGCGAACGAGGAAGACCTCGCCGCCGCCGAAGGCAACGGCCTCTCCGACGCGATGATCGACCGGCTCCGCCTCACCGGCCCGCGGATCGAGCGCATCGCCGAGGCCGTCGACGCCATCGCCGCCCAGCCCGATCCCGTCGGCCGCATCCTCGAGGGCCGCGTGCTCGACAACGGCATCCGCCTCTCGAGAGTCCGGGTTCCGCTGGGCGTGGTCTTCATCGTCTTCGAGAGCCGGCCCAACGTGACGGCCGACGCGGCGGCGCTGTGCCTGAAGTCCGGCAACGCCGCGATCCTCCGCGGCGGCAAGGAGGCCGCCCACAGCAACCGAGCGATCCACGCCTGCGTCGCCGCCGGGCTCGGCGCCGCCGGCCTGCCCGCCGCCGCCGTGCAGCTGGTCGGCACCCCCGACCGGGCCGCGGTGACGGAGCTGCTCAAGCTCGACGGCCTCATCGACGTGTGCATCCCGCGCGGCGGCGAGTCGCTCATCCGAGCCGTCGTCGAGCAGAGCCGCATCCCGGTCATCAAGCACTACACCGGCAACTGCCACGTGTACGTCGATGCCTCCGCCGACCCGGACATGGCCGAGGCGATCTGCCTCAACGCCAAGACGCAGCGCACCGGCGTGTGCAACGCGGCCGAGACGATCCTCTTCCACGAGGCGACGCTCCGAAGCGGCCTCGCCGGCCGCGTCGTGGCCGCCCTGCTCGACGCCGGGGTCGAGCTGCACGCCGGCGATCGCCTCCTCGACGCCACCCCCGCCCACCCGCGGCTCCGCCCCGCCACCGCCGCGGACTGGGCCGAGGAGTATCTCTCCATGGAGTGCGCGGTGGAGGTCGTCGCTTCGCTGGACGAAGCGACCGACCACATCAACCGGTGGGGCAGCCGCCACACCGACGCGATCGTGACCGGCGACCTCGCCGCCGCCGACCGCTTCGTCGCCCGCGTCGACACCGCCAACGCCATGGTCAACTGCTCCACGCGCTTCAGCGACGGCCAGCAGTACGGGCTGGGCGCGGAGATCGGGATCAGCACCGACAAGCTGCACGCGCGGGGGCCGATGGGGGCGGAGGATTTGACGACGTATCAGTGGGTGGCGCGGGGGGATGGGCAGGTGCGGAGTTGACGTGCGAGCGAAGAAGCGGGGAAGCGAAGAAGCGAAGAAGTCGGCACGACCCGGAACGGTCTCGCGGTCCGGAGGCGGTCGGCGTAGCCGCCGCGTGCCTGTCTGACTTCCCCGCTTCTTCGCTTCTTCGCTTCTTCGCTTGATCCGCAGAGCGGATGCCATGCAAGATCTCTTCGCCGATCGCCGCCAGCAGAAACGCGACGCCGCCGCGCCGCTGGCGGTGCGGATGCGGCCGCGCACGCTCGACGCGTACGCGGGGCAGAAGCACCTGCTCGGCCCCGGCGAGCCGCTGGCGCGGCTGATCGCGGCGGACCGGCTCGGCAGCGTGCTCCTGTACGGGCCGCCGGGCACCGGGAAGACCACGCTGGCGGAGCTGATCGCGCGCCGCACCGACGCCGTCTTCGTGCGCGGCCACGCGGCGTCGGCGGGCGTGAAGGAGGTGCGCCAGGTGCTCGACGCGGCGCGGCAGCGGCTGGAGCTCGACGGCCACCGGACCGTTTACTTCCTCGACGAGGTGCACCGCTTCAGCAAGAGCCAGCAGGACGTGCTGCTCGAGGACGTGGAGCGGGGCGTCGTCACGCTGATCGGCGCGACCACCGAGAACCCGATGTACGCGGTCAACGCCGCGCTCGTCTCGCGGAGCCAGATCTTCGCGCTCGAGCCGCTGTCCGAGCGGGACGTCGCCGGCGTGCTGCGGCGGGCGGTGGCCGACGAGGACAACGGCTACGGCGGGCAGGGCGTGACACTCGACCAGGACGCGCTCGCCTTCCTGGCCCGGGCCAGCGACGGCGACGCGCGGAGAGCCCTCAACGCGCTGGAGGTCGCGGTGCTCTCCGAGCGTCACGCGGCGGAGGAAGGATCCGCGGACCGCGGGCCCGGGGACGCCGAAACCGCACCGGTCCGCGGGTTCCCGCCCGTGCGCGTCACGCTCGGAGCCGCCGAGAAGTCGCTGCAGCGGAAGGCGCTCGCGTACGACCGCGCCGGCACCGAGCATCACGACACCATCTCCGCCTTCATCAAGAGCGTCCGCGGCAGCGACCCCGACGCGGCGCTCTATTGGCTCGCGAAGATGATCGTCGCCGGCGAAGACCCGCGCTTCCTCGCCCGCCGCATCGCCATCCTCGCCAGCGAGGACGTCGGAAACGCCGACCCGCGCGGGATCCTCGTCGCCGCCGCCTGCTTCGACGTCGTCGAGCGGATCGGCATGCCCGAGGCCCGGATCACGCTCGCCCAGGCCACCGTCTACCTCGCCACCGCGCCCAAGAGCAACGCCAGCTACGCCGCCATCAACGCCGCCATCGCCGACGTCGAAGCCAACCGCACGCAGCCCGTGCCCACCGCGCTGCGTTCCGCCCGCAACCGCAAGAGCGGCGACTACAAGTACGCCCACGCCGCCGAGGGCGGCGTGAGCGACGAGACGTACCTCGGCGTGCCGACGACCTTCTACACCCCCACCGACCGCGGCCACGAGGTGCGGATCGCGGCGTACCTGCAGTGGGTGAAGGAGCGCCGCGGCGCGTGAGCACAAACCGGATCGGCCCGGGCCGGTCAGGGCCGGACCGCCACGCGGTCCGGAACTCCGGCGCAGCCGGAGGCGTCCCGCCGACCCACGAAACACCGCCTGCTGGCGCAGGCGTTCCGGGCTGCGTGGCAGCCCGGCCCTTGCGTCCGTGGTAGGAGTTGCAGAACCACGCTCAGCCGCTGGAGACCGGCGACCGCCAGCCGCGGGCGTGGTCCCACAGCCAGCCGCCGTGCTGCGGGAGGTATTGCTCCCGGAAGAAGTCGAAGCCGTCTGCGTTCAAC from Phycisphaera mikurensis NBRC 102666 carries:
- a CDS encoding prepilin peptidase — protein: MSGLAMLAQAVPADPLSGGGGVPAEAFALVLAVLWGACVGSFLNVVVYRVPEGMSVVSPPSRCPGCEQRLAWFDNVPVLGWLWLRGRCRTCKMKISPQYPLVEAATALLFGVLTYAYYFTELRPPFAVFGVALTWPILGVHLTLVAAMLAASLIDAKLYIIPLGITWVASLVALAMPLSFALGLTAEPTLNPEGAFGSLVPSVGHAGLGAALGGMAGLGLAVLALRRGILPLSFAEEPGGEDAALPGEDPEAFLAHPHPRREVLKEVLFVLPPIAGAAVGLLAGEAAAGPDPAFLPAWSASLGGVLLGYLAGGAVVWFVRILGTLLFGKEAMGLGDVHLMAAVGAVIGAADAALAFFVAPFLGLLVAFGAGGISRVLTGEKRVIPYGPSLCVAVYAVMMFRNVIFDALAA
- the xseB gene encoding exodeoxyribonuclease VII small subunit, which translates into the protein MPDPAETADVEAMPFEQALTALEGLIERVESGETSLEDALRDYAAGTALIQRCRDVLDTAETRMAELVIDAGGPARVAEGDA
- a CDS encoding glutamate-5-semialdehyde dehydrogenase, with the protein product MTAAATDEATQDVPAHCQDLAAAARAAGHAMATAPGRQRNAALHAIAAALRARTPELLAANEEDLAAAEGNGLSDAMIDRLRLTGPRIERIAEAVDAIAAQPDPVGRILEGRVLDNGIRLSRVRVPLGVVFIVFESRPNVTADAAALCLKSGNAAILRGGKEAAHSNRAIHACVAAGLGAAGLPAAAVQLVGTPDRAAVTELLKLDGLIDVCIPRGGESLIRAVVEQSRIPVIKHYTGNCHVYVDASADPDMAEAICLNAKTQRTGVCNAAETILFHEATLRSGLAGRVVAALLDAGVELHAGDRLLDATPAHPRLRPATAADWAEEYLSMECAVEVVASLDEATDHINRWGSRHTDAIVTGDLAAADRFVARVDTANAMVNCSTRFSDGQQYGLGAEIGISTDKLHARGPMGAEDLTTYQWVARGDGQVRS
- a CDS encoding replication-associated recombination protein A, with amino-acid sequence MQDLFADRRQQKRDAAAPLAVRMRPRTLDAYAGQKHLLGPGEPLARLIAADRLGSVLLYGPPGTGKTTLAELIARRTDAVFVRGHAASAGVKEVRQVLDAARQRLELDGHRTVYFLDEVHRFSKSQQDVLLEDVERGVVTLIGATTENPMYAVNAALVSRSQIFALEPLSERDVAGVLRRAVADEDNGYGGQGVTLDQDALAFLARASDGDARRALNALEVAVLSERHAAEEGSADRGPGDAETAPVRGFPPVRVTLGAAEKSLQRKALAYDRAGTEHHDTISAFIKSVRGSDPDAALYWLAKMIVAGEDPRFLARRIAILASEDVGNADPRGILVAAACFDVVERIGMPEARITLAQATVYLATAPKSNASYAAINAAIADVEANRTQPVPTALRSARNRKSGDYKYAHAAEGGVSDETYLGVPTTFYTPTDRGHEVRIAAYLQWVKERRGA
- the cdaA gene encoding diadenylate cyclase CdaA, producing MFAQLELLWARLGVYFREGWYYVLIELAVIWVVVYLIFRFLRGTRGARVVKGAALILISGTLAVQVLGGDEKLARLNFLYSNFLAFASVMLVIVFQPELRRALVRLGEARLFRSSGLRRARVVDELLASIAYLARHKVGALVAIERQVGLGGVIEAGVRIDAEVTKELLNTVFWPGSALHDMGVVLRGDRLVSAGVQFPLADGDALPQELGSRHRAALGLSQECDALVVVVSEETGTISLAERGRLDRELTVEELRSRISRGIAKVPLNPSTETDTEPAE